The following coding sequences lie in one Moritella viscosa genomic window:
- the htrB gene encoding lipid A biosynthesis lauroyl acyltransferase → MTDKSKTTKPMVTKENTKFKLSFLHPKNWSLLFAATLLWFISLLPNTAQSVFGRALGRLVSKILPGRLKTAQKNLALSFPEKSDSEIKALAKENFEYTGLAVVDTANAWFWPDWRIKQNMVIEGQEHIDQAKADGNGMLILGGHFLSLEMSARIFGLLRPAHAIYRPNKNPLMEYLQCRGRTLSNKGLLDRRDIKGMLRVLDEGEPLWYAPDHDYGPRRSVFVPFFAVEKACTITGTTLFASGNNTKTYPASSCRFPDGRYKLTIRAPLENFPTGDEVKDATICNKECEKSILEQVPQYMWLHRRFKTRPEGEPSLYK, encoded by the coding sequence ATGACAGATAAAAGTAAAACCACCAAGCCGATGGTTACCAAAGAAAACACGAAATTTAAACTCAGTTTTTTACACCCTAAAAACTGGTCGTTGTTGTTCGCGGCAACTTTATTATGGTTTATCTCTTTGCTACCGAATACAGCGCAAAGCGTATTTGGTCGGGCTTTAGGCCGCTTGGTCTCTAAAATATTACCCGGCCGTTTAAAAACAGCACAAAAAAATCTGGCTTTAAGTTTTCCAGAAAAATCTGACAGCGAAATTAAAGCACTCGCAAAAGAAAATTTCGAATATACCGGTTTAGCGGTTGTTGATACTGCTAATGCCTGGTTCTGGCCAGATTGGCGCATTAAGCAGAATATGGTGATCGAAGGTCAGGAGCATATCGACCAAGCAAAAGCTGACGGTAATGGTATGCTAATACTAGGGGGTCACTTTTTATCGCTGGAAATGTCGGCACGTATTTTTGGTTTATTACGACCGGCCCATGCTATCTATCGCCCAAATAAAAACCCATTAATGGAATACTTACAATGCCGTGGTCGCACACTTTCAAATAAAGGATTACTTGACCGCCGCGATATCAAAGGCATGTTACGCGTACTCGATGAAGGTGAGCCATTATGGTATGCACCGGATCATGATTATGGTCCTCGTCGAAGCGTATTTGTACCATTTTTTGCGGTTGAAAAAGCCTGTACTATTACTGGCACCACGCTTTTCGCCTCGGGGAATAATACAAAAACCTACCCTGCGTCTTCTTGTCGCTTTCCAGATGGTCGTTATAAGTTAACCATTCGCGCACCATTGGAGAACTTCCCAACGGGCGACGAAGTTAAAGATGCCACTATCTGTAATAAAGAATGCGAAAAATCTATTTTAGAACAAGTGCCACAATACATGTGGTTACATCGCCGCTTTAAAACGCGTCCGGAAGGTGAACCGAGCTTGTATAAGTAA
- the glnE gene encoding glutamate-ammonia-ligase adenylyltransferase gives MSFMSTECQIVGILADTGGIYWQRWCERNASDLALLTAVQISQSQRIFSLSDFIAESCINNTDLLRDIWQSGLLAQASRTTLVESQLASQLAACDSEPALLRTIRQFRRFHMCIIAWRELLQDATLSESLTHTSHLADCLIEGALEWLYQLQCKEQGTPVNHDGAKQQLVILAMGKLGGGELNFSSDIDLIFTYPETGETVGAGRTVVNQKFFQRLGQRLIAALHQVTADGFAYRVDMRLRPFGDSGPLVMSFNAFEEYYQNQGRDWERYAMVKARALGGNAETRVELEKILRPFIYRRYVDFSAIDALRNMKAMIKAEVRRKGLKDNIKLSSGGIREVEFVAQTFQLIRGGREPVLQIKSLLATLKVLQSLGEISAESYTVLTESYCYLRQVENILQQINDAQTQTLPQSELDRSRLISVLGYADWNSFYVYINQVMANIHSEFSQVIGGDDDDNEESQPALDLWHLELSTDEAITLLAEYGLAEQDAQNFVRDLNHFKTDYERKTVGPRGRQTIEKLLPKLLFSILKSDDPVALLPRIIALLCKILNRTAYLELLAENDLALTQLLRLCGASSMVAKQLSSHPILLDELLVPSHLYHPTPLHEYRSELRQFMLRIPEDDHEQQLEALRQYKQTQLLRIAAADIGGELALMKVSDHLTWLAEAVIDNVVNLAWQQLEEKHGVPHNVVETGEKGFAVVAYGKLGGIELGYGSDLDLVFIHNCEAAGVTNGAKVIDSRQFYLRLAQRIIHIFSTRTSTGILYEVDMRLRPSGSSGVLACPVSRFLDYQCKEAWTWEHQSLVRTRIVYGDKLIQSRFTEVKRSIIAKPRDTTELKKQVVEMRLKMREHLLKANADQFDIKQSEGGITDIEFMMQYIVLNHAAQMPKIQLWPDNVRIISRCVAEGLMTEELGASLTSSYCQMRDEIHRLNLLGKKGVVANSEFVAQRKVVIDYWQQLFAL, from the coding sequence ATGTCGTTTATGAGTACTGAATGTCAAATTGTAGGTATATTAGCTGATACGGGTGGTATTTATTGGCAACGTTGGTGCGAGCGAAACGCGAGCGACTTAGCCCTGTTGACAGCAGTACAAATTAGCCAGAGCCAACGGATATTTTCGTTAAGTGATTTTATTGCGGAAAGTTGTATTAATAATACCGATCTATTACGTGATATTTGGCAATCAGGCTTACTCGCTCAAGCATCACGTACTACGCTGGTGGAATCGCAGTTAGCGAGTCAACTTGCTGCTTGTGATTCAGAACCTGCATTGCTGCGTACTATTCGCCAATTTCGCCGTTTTCATATGTGTATTATCGCGTGGCGAGAGTTATTACAAGATGCAACGCTAAGTGAAAGTTTAACCCATACCTCCCACCTTGCTGACTGTTTAATTGAAGGCGCTCTAGAGTGGTTATATCAACTGCAATGTAAAGAGCAAGGAACCCCGGTTAATCACGACGGCGCTAAGCAGCAACTAGTAATCTTAGCCATGGGGAAATTGGGTGGTGGTGAACTCAATTTTTCATCCGATATAGATCTTATTTTTACGTATCCAGAAACCGGTGAAACCGTTGGTGCGGGACGTACTGTTGTGAATCAGAAATTCTTCCAACGTTTAGGTCAGCGGCTAATTGCGGCTTTACACCAAGTCACCGCAGATGGTTTTGCTTACCGCGTTGATATGCGTTTGCGTCCGTTTGGTGATTCAGGTCCATTAGTCATGAGTTTTAATGCGTTTGAAGAATACTACCAAAACCAAGGTCGAGATTGGGAACGCTATGCCATGGTAAAAGCTCGTGCTTTGGGTGGTAATGCTGAAACCAGAGTTGAACTGGAAAAAATACTTCGTCCGTTTATCTATCGCCGTTATGTGGATTTTAGTGCCATTGATGCGCTGCGTAATATGAAAGCCATGATTAAGGCAGAAGTGCGTCGTAAAGGATTAAAAGATAATATTAAGTTGAGTAGTGGTGGTATACGTGAAGTGGAGTTTGTGGCGCAAACGTTCCAACTTATTCGCGGAGGTCGTGAACCGGTACTACAAATAAAATCATTGTTAGCGACGCTTAAAGTCTTGCAGTCACTGGGAGAAATATCAGCAGAAAGCTATACCGTACTCACCGAAAGTTATTGTTATTTACGCCAAGTTGAGAATATTCTGCAACAAATTAATGATGCGCAAACCCAAACTTTACCGCAATCAGAATTGGATCGTAGCCGCTTAATTAGCGTGTTAGGTTATGCTGACTGGAATAGCTTTTATGTTTATATCAATCAAGTGATGGCGAATATTCATTCCGAATTCAGTCAGGTGATTGGTGGTGATGACGATGATAATGAAGAATCACAACCTGCGTTAGATTTATGGCATTTAGAACTATCAACAGATGAAGCAATAACTTTGCTTGCAGAATATGGTCTGGCGGAACAAGATGCGCAAAACTTTGTTCGAGATTTAAATCATTTTAAGACTGACTACGAACGTAAAACAGTAGGGCCTAGGGGTCGACAAACGATTGAAAAATTATTACCTAAATTGCTATTTTCGATCTTAAAATCGGATGATCCTGTTGCGTTATTACCGCGTATTATTGCCTTGTTATGTAAAATTTTAAATCGTACTGCTTATTTAGAATTGTTAGCCGAGAATGACTTAGCGTTAACACAGTTACTACGTTTGTGTGGGGCAAGTTCGATGGTGGCGAAACAGCTGTCGAGTCACCCCATTTTATTAGACGAGTTATTAGTGCCGTCACACTTATATCACCCAACGCCATTGCATGAATATCGTAGTGAGTTGCGCCAATTTATGCTGCGAATTCCGGAAGACGATCACGAACAGCAATTAGAAGCGCTACGCCAATATAAACAGACTCAATTATTACGTATTGCGGCTGCGGATATCGGTGGTGAGTTAGCGTTAATGAAGGTGAGTGACCATTTAACATGGTTGGCGGAGGCTGTGATTGATAATGTGGTCAATCTAGCTTGGCAACAATTAGAAGAGAAGCATGGCGTTCCTCACAATGTGGTTGAAACGGGTGAAAAAGGGTTTGCTGTTGTCGCCTATGGTAAGCTTGGTGGTATCGAATTAGGTTATGGTTCGGATTTAGATCTGGTGTTTATCCATAATTGTGAAGCCGCAGGCGTGACCAACGGAGCCAAAGTGATCGATAGCCGTCAATTTTATTTGCGCTTAGCGCAACGGATTATTCATATCTTTAGTACCCGTACTAGTACTGGTATTTTGTATGAAGTTGATATGCGTTTACGCCCATCGGGTAGCTCTGGTGTACTTGCTTGTCCGGTATCTCGATTTTTGGATTATCAATGTAAAGAAGCGTGGACCTGGGAGCACCAATCATTAGTGCGTACCCGTATCGTCTATGGCGATAAGCTGATTCAAAGTCGTTTCACTGAGGTTAAACGTAGTATTATAGCCAAACCGCGTGATACTACAGAACTGAAAAAGCAAGTGGTCGAAATGCGTTTGAAAATGCGAGAGCATTTGTTAAAAGCCAATGCTGACCAGTTTGATATAAAGCAGTCAGAAGGCGGCATCACAGATATCGAATTCATGATGCAGTATATTGTATTGAATCATGCTGCGCAGATGCCTAAGATCCAGTTGTGGCCTGATAATGTCCGTATTATTAGCCGTTGTGTGGCAGAAGGGTTAATGACTGAGGAGTTAGGCGCGAGCTTAACATCGAGCTATTGCCAAATGCGTGATGAAATCCATCGGCTTAATTTATTAGGCAAGAAGGGAGTTGTTGCGAATAGTGAATTTGTTGCACAACGTAAAGTTGTTATTGATTACTGGCAACAGTTGTTTGCACTGTAG
- a CDS encoding membrane protein, with amino-acid sequence MSVFETLLSSELLFFLIADLIIALALLSAMRFFTGAVDNIDTTDELAKRDNFAFGISLAGAIFGLGIVLSGAITGEKAATLSIEILGISLYGLAGLVLIKLGRWIHDHVSLNLLDKNTEIAQRNVAVAIVDACASIATAIIIRSTLVWAEGLEVITFIAIFSGFLISQTLMLVMTRYREYRYSRGNLGTTMQQAFTDNNIAVAVRHGGYLIGVAIAVTIASNYIYYDTANLMTTLGSWMVFSLVMLTAFTILAIIAKKLILNGVDINKEVDLQNNIGVATMDMAINLSIAFILTALLI; translated from the coding sequence ATGTCTGTTTTTGAAACGCTCTTATCGTCTGAACTGTTATTTTTTTTAATCGCCGACCTCATCATCGCCCTCGCCTTACTCTCTGCAATGCGATTTTTTACTGGCGCCGTCGATAATATAGATACCACCGATGAATTAGCCAAACGGGATAACTTTGCCTTTGGTATTAGTTTGGCCGGGGCTATCTTTGGCTTAGGAATTGTACTTTCTGGGGCGATAACAGGTGAAAAAGCCGCAACACTGTCAATCGAAATTTTAGGTATAAGCCTGTACGGCTTAGCAGGACTTGTGTTAATTAAACTGGGTCGTTGGATCCATGATCATGTATCGCTCAATCTACTCGATAAAAATACTGAAATAGCGCAACGTAATGTTGCGGTGGCGATTGTAGATGCCTGCGCTTCAATTGCAACAGCTATCATAATTCGTTCAACATTAGTTTGGGCAGAAGGGTTAGAAGTTATCACTTTTATCGCTATATTTAGTGGTTTTTTGATCTCCCAAACATTAATGTTAGTCATGACCCGCTATCGTGAATACCGTTATTCACGCGGTAATCTTGGTACTACCATGCAGCAAGCCTTTACCGATAATAATATTGCCGTTGCTGTGCGCCACGGGGGTTACTTGATTGGTGTCGCGATAGCAGTGACGATAGCCAGTAACTACATTTATTACGATACAGCCAATCTCATGACCACCTTAGGTTCTTGGATGGTGTTTAGCTTAGTCATGCTAACGGCTTTTACTATTCTCGCTATCATAGCTAAAAAATTAATTCTTAATGGCGTGGATATTAATAAAGAAGTTGACCTACAAAATAACATAGGTGTCGCGACAATGGACATGGCAATCAACCTCTCTATTGCCTTCATCCTCACAGCGTTATTAATTTAA
- a CDS encoding phage shock protein A — translation MSIFKKIMTAIRGGAREVGEGIVDANSMRIFEQEIRDAQTHLTNAKRNLTDVMAKQMQSGRELERVKANLTEHEGYAVQALNAGNEALALEVAEKIAQLEQQVIEQQQNLDSFTSSAAKLKDLVKKSERQLAEHQRQLTMVKTTDSVQKATSAITDNFSASNSKLLSAKDSLERIKQKQQDFDDRMLAADELQAEGSDQSLKAKLAEAGIGQQQSNANSVLERLKAKQNS, via the coding sequence ATGAGCATTTTTAAGAAAATTATGACCGCGATCCGTGGTGGCGCCCGTGAAGTAGGTGAAGGTATTGTTGATGCAAACTCAATGCGTATCTTTGAACAAGAAATTCGTGACGCCCAAACCCATTTAACCAATGCTAAACGTAATTTAACGGATGTAATGGCAAAACAGATGCAATCAGGCCGTGAATTGGAGCGTGTAAAAGCCAACCTAACTGAACACGAAGGTTATGCTGTACAAGCATTAAATGCCGGAAACGAAGCCCTAGCATTAGAAGTAGCTGAAAAAATTGCCCAGCTAGAGCAACAAGTTATCGAACAACAGCAAAATTTAGATAGTTTCACGAGCAGCGCTGCAAAACTAAAAGATTTAGTCAAGAAAAGTGAGCGTCAATTGGCAGAGCATCAACGTCAATTAACAATGGTGAAGACCACTGATAGCGTGCAAAAAGCAACATCAGCTATCACTGACAATTTTAGCGCAAGTAATTCAAAACTACTCAGTGCTAAAGATTCATTAGAACGTATTAAACAAAAACAGCAAGACTTTGATGATCGTATGCTTGCAGCTGATGAACTACAAGCTGAAGGCAGCGACCAATCATTAAAAGCAAAACTTGCGGAAGCGGGCATTGGCCAACAGCAAAGTAACGCGAACTCGGTATTAGAGCGTTTAAAAGCCAAGCAAAATAGCTAA
- a CDS encoding putative adenylate cyclase, which produces MSTEVEIKFVAKPQVKSQLAVLLADYVIIEQAVKPLSNTYFDTTTSQFRQFDFGLRTRKSLNLSEQTIKTAGIVRGGLHQRPEYNLPLQGDFPTLLDFPAEIWPKNTDVAQLQMDLVDLFTTDFERTMWHAKLPNGAEIEVVFDQGMARSGEQSYPICEIELELVCGDITDLFTLAQKITQLGNVRLGNVSKAKRGYQLAGLYTPRIKPLALKMPELETENLGDIFLTTLTQSYAHWQHHEQQYLETQDINALVEVVSAIALIQQTLLSYVNILPEIALKQTELTWLQQELSAVDSASQLKQAMTNNRQFIRKFPEYKRITKELQALQHSYINFTDIETLFNTPRYASIMLSISQLLSQGLSSVKLDSANVLSFANTHLQASWQSVLDSSLSAPQLDADTYLVLHAKLKQNLLIGHCFSHHYSTDKRDKFRLPWQDILQGIDDLAVLQVLMGVAKQQPEAIAKQIEKVLVRKQRSLLDALEQTRHQALTMRPYWLEG; this is translated from the coding sequence ATGAGTACGGAAGTTGAAATAAAATTTGTTGCTAAACCACAGGTTAAATCGCAATTAGCCGTGTTATTAGCGGATTATGTGATAATCGAGCAGGCTGTTAAGCCTTTATCTAATACTTATTTTGATACCACGACATCCCAATTTCGTCAGTTTGATTTTGGTTTGCGCACACGTAAAAGTTTAAATTTGTCTGAGCAAACCATTAAGACCGCAGGTATTGTCCGTGGTGGATTACATCAGCGTCCAGAATATAATTTACCATTACAAGGCGATTTTCCGACCTTGCTTGATTTCCCGGCTGAAATTTGGCCAAAAAATACCGATGTTGCCCAGTTACAAATGGATCTTGTGGATTTATTTACCACTGATTTCGAACGTACTATGTGGCATGCTAAATTGCCGAATGGGGCGGAAATAGAAGTGGTTTTCGATCAGGGTATGGCACGCAGTGGCGAACAAAGCTATCCGATTTGTGAAATTGAATTGGAATTAGTATGTGGCGATATTACCGATTTATTTACGTTAGCGCAGAAGATCACGCAATTGGGTAATGTACGTTTGGGTAATGTGAGTAAAGCTAAACGTGGTTATCAACTAGCAGGTTTATATACCCCTAGAATTAAACCGTTGGCGCTAAAAATGCCAGAATTAGAAACTGAAAACTTAGGGGATATATTTTTAACGACATTGACTCAAAGTTATGCGCATTGGCAACACCATGAGCAGCAGTATTTAGAAACCCAAGATATTAATGCCTTGGTTGAAGTTGTGTCAGCGATAGCGCTGATCCAGCAAACGCTACTCAGCTATGTGAATATACTGCCTGAAATCGCGCTAAAGCAAACGGAATTGACTTGGTTACAACAAGAGTTGTCAGCGGTAGATAGTGCGTCACAATTAAAGCAAGCGATGACCAATAATAGACAGTTTATTCGTAAGTTTCCTGAGTATAAACGCATAACCAAAGAATTACAGGCATTACAACATAGTTATATTAATTTTACGGACATTGAAACGTTATTTAATACACCAAGATATGCCAGTATTATGCTGTCTATTAGCCAACTACTGAGCCAAGGCTTAAGCAGTGTAAAACTTGATAGTGCCAATGTACTTTCGTTTGCTAATACGCATTTACAAGCCAGTTGGCAGAGCGTACTTGACTCGTCATTGTCAGCGCCACAACTCGATGCTGATACGTACTTAGTATTACATGCCAAATTAAAGCAAAATTTATTGATAGGGCATTGTTTTAGCCACCATTATTCAACAGATAAGCGTGATAAATTCCGTTTACCTTGGCAGGATATATTACAGGGTATTGATGATTTAGCGGTATTGCAGGTACTCATGGGGGTTGCAAAACAACAGCCAGAAGCAATTGCTAAACAAATCGAAAAGGTATTAGTGCGTAAACAACGTTCGTTATTGGATGCATTAGAGCAAACTCGCCATCAAGCATTAACGATGCGGCCGTATTGGTTGGAAGGATAA
- a CDS encoding putative phosphate transport regulator — MAMPVNTILGLFAKSPITPLQEHITKVHETCELLVPFFAATTQQDWNKAETIRQQISQCERDADILKREIRLKLPRGIFMPVDRTDMLDLLTQQDKIANRAKDIAGRVMGRNLQLPVEIADDFTLYLKRCIDATAQAKKAINELDELLETGFKGREVDLVENMINELDCIEDDTDSMQIVLRQKLREIENNYNPIDVMFLYKILEWVGGLADQAETVGARLELMLARN; from the coding sequence ATGGCTATGCCAGTAAATACAATTTTAGGACTTTTTGCTAAGTCTCCGATTACCCCGTTACAAGAACACATCACGAAAGTGCATGAGACTTGTGAATTACTTGTGCCATTTTTTGCTGCGACTACGCAACAAGATTGGAATAAAGCGGAAACTATCCGCCAGCAAATCTCACAATGTGAAAGAGATGCTGACATATTGAAACGTGAAATCCGCTTAAAGCTACCACGTGGTATCTTTATGCCTGTCGATCGTACCGATATGCTAGACCTACTGACTCAGCAAGATAAAATCGCCAATCGGGCGAAAGATATCGCCGGTCGTGTCATGGGTAGAAACCTACAATTACCAGTAGAGATCGCTGATGATTTCACGCTGTACCTAAAACGTTGCATTGATGCAACCGCGCAGGCTAAAAAAGCCATTAATGAACTCGATGAGTTACTAGAAACAGGCTTTAAAGGCCGCGAAGTCGATCTTGTTGAAAACATGATCAACGAACTCGATTGTATCGAAGATGATACTGACTCAATGCAAATCGTACTTCGTCAAAAACTGCGTGAAATTGAAAATAACTACAATCCAATTGATGTTATGTTCCTTTACAAAATCTTAGAATGGGTTGGCGGATTAGCGGACCAAGCTGAAACTGTTGGCGCACGTCTCGAACTAATGCTAGCGCGTAATTAA
- a CDS encoding putative phosphate transporter: MEIIQAYGPYLLFMAAVFGLYMAWGIGANDVANAMGTSVGTKSLTVKQAIFIAIIFEFAGAYLAGGEVTDTVRKGIVDLAVFKEQGRPDALAFGMIAALLAAGTWLMIASVFGWPVSTTHSIIGAIIGFAVVSVGPEAVQWDKAGGIVGSWIITPILSGLIAYVTFMSIQKLIFDTKDPLANAKRYVPFYMALTTFVIAMVTIKKGLKHVGLHLTTTEALVASSVVSLLVAIAGAIYISKQNYSPSNDKDMHFSNVEKVFGILMIITACAMAFAHGSNDVANAIGPLAAVVSIVQNGGEIAEKAALAWWILPLGGFGIVVGLATMGHKVMSTIGTGITELTPSRGFAAQLATATTVVIASGSGLPISTTQTLVGAVLGVGMARGIAALNLNVVRTIVVSWVVTLPAGAVLAIIFYKLLEAIFVL, translated from the coding sequence ATGGAAATCATTCAAGCATACGGTCCTTACCTACTGTTTATGGCGGCTGTCTTCGGCCTTTATATGGCATGGGGTATTGGTGCCAATGACGTAGCAAATGCGATGGGGACCTCTGTAGGTACCAAATCACTGACCGTAAAACAAGCGATCTTTATCGCGATTATCTTTGAGTTTGCCGGGGCTTATTTAGCCGGTGGTGAAGTTACCGATACAGTTCGTAAAGGTATTGTTGACCTTGCAGTATTCAAAGAACAAGGCCGTCCTGATGCATTAGCGTTTGGTATGATCGCAGCACTACTCGCTGCTGGTACTTGGTTAATGATCGCATCAGTCTTTGGCTGGCCGGTATCAACAACACATTCAATTATTGGTGCTATCATCGGTTTTGCGGTTGTCAGTGTCGGTCCAGAAGCCGTACAGTGGGATAAAGCAGGTGGTATCGTTGGTAGTTGGATTATAACACCAATACTCTCAGGACTCATCGCTTACGTCACCTTTATGAGTATTCAAAAGCTCATATTTGATACCAAAGATCCGCTTGCTAATGCTAAACGTTACGTGCCTTTCTACATGGCTTTAACAACATTTGTTATTGCAATGGTTACAATTAAAAAAGGCCTAAAACATGTAGGTTTACATTTAACGACAACTGAAGCTTTAGTTGCTTCGTCAGTAGTCAGTCTACTGGTTGCTATTGCAGGTGCCATTTACATCAGCAAACAAAACTACAGCCCAAGCAATGACAAAGACATGCATTTCTCAAATGTAGAGAAAGTGTTTGGTATCTTAATGATCATTACTGCTTGTGCAATGGCCTTTGCGCACGGTTCTAACGATGTAGCCAATGCGATAGGTCCATTAGCAGCAGTTGTATCAATTGTGCAAAATGGTGGCGAAATTGCCGAAAAAGCAGCGCTAGCGTGGTGGATTTTACCACTCGGTGGTTTTGGCATCGTGGTTGGCCTAGCAACAATGGGCCATAAGGTGATGTCTACTATCGGTACCGGCATTACAGAATTAACACCAAGCCGTGGCTTTGCAGCGCAGCTAGCAACAGCGACAACGGTAGTTATTGCCTCAGGTTCAGGTTTACCTATTTCTACAACACAAACGCTCGTAGGGGCTGTTTTAGGTGTAGGTATGGCACGTGGTATTGCAGCACTGAATCTCAACGTCGTTAGAACGATCGTTGTATCCTGGGTTGTCACATTACCTGCAGGTGCCGTACTCGCTATTATCTTCTACAAGCTCTTAGAGGCTATCTTTGTCCTGTAA
- a CDS encoding putative uncharacterized protein (No significant database matches) gives MVGKHHLRLVEVRFYIYYAYQNISSTGQLVKIKQLILASLLTLISLSSVAKETRYISDDVSIFMHSGPGTQYRIIGTIKAGEAVTYLQTNPNANFAQITTSKNKTAWINAKSLSRQVSLKVRTPKLQAELEKTKEALAKISNKNSAAMAELTNANRDELISKEADIATQANNIASLTAENTALTAEAVRLREENEQLSARLDTKEEDAQHRFIILGALILAAGLIAGLIIPSIRFRRKKNNGWD, from the coding sequence ATGGTGGGAAAACATCATCTGAGGCTTGTCGAAGTTCGATTTTATATTTATTATGCCTATCAGAATATTTCGTCTACGGGACAACTTGTGAAGATTAAACAACTCATTTTAGCATCATTGTTAACACTCATTAGCTTATCGAGTGTTGCAAAAGAAACACGTTATATTAGTGATGACGTGTCTATATTTATGCACTCAGGTCCAGGCACTCAGTATCGTATTATTGGTACGATAAAAGCCGGTGAAGCTGTAACCTACCTGCAAACTAATCCAAACGCTAATTTTGCGCAGATCACCACCAGCAAAAACAAAACAGCTTGGATTAACGCTAAATCACTTTCTCGCCAAGTAAGTTTAAAAGTACGTACACCAAAACTACAAGCTGAGCTTGAAAAAACCAAAGAAGCGTTGGCAAAAATCAGCAATAAAAACTCGGCGGCAATGGCAGAGTTAACAAATGCTAACCGTGACGAGCTCATCAGTAAAGAAGCTGATATTGCAACACAAGCGAACAATATTGCGTCATTAACAGCTGAAAATACCGCGTTAACGGCAGAAGCAGTACGTTTACGTGAAGAGAATGAGCAATTATCAGCACGCCTAGATACCAAAGAAGAAGATGCGCAACATCGTTTCATCATTTTAGGTGCATTAATTCTTGCGGCAGGCTTAATTGCTGGGTTAATAATCCCATCAATCCGCTTCCGTCGAAAGAAAAATAATGGCTGGGATTAA